DNA from bacterium:
CAAACTTCATAAGGCAGAGCAACTCACGCTTATTAAGATATTATGGGCAATCTGTTCCTTCGCATTTTGAGTAATAAGATGACTAACAGGCCAATCACAAAAGATGTTTAAGGGGAGAAATTTTAAGGGAGAAACGAGCGGAATATTTAAGGGAGCATCAAGAGACGGAGAAGAACGGGGATTACACAGGAAAGCCAAGGGCGATAGATGGTAAAGAGCCTCCTTGTTTTTGTGAACCTTTTGAAGAAAGTTGTATAATTTTATGATAGTTTTGTTGATTTTCACAATATCGCGAGTTGCTCATTAAAAATCTACACGAAAGTGTACACGTTGCCTCATGCTAAAATCTACACAAAACGAGGGGAATGCATAACTCTCCTTCTCCAAAGAGAGAAAATAAAAAAGGGGAGAAAGAGGGTCAAACCATGCTCACAAAGGAGCTATGCGTTATGACCAGAAAAAAGATAGCATTCTTATACGTCAAGAGGTATAGAAAAGCCAGGAGGAAGAAGGATAAGAGTGAAATATTGGACGAGTTTGAGAGAGTTGTGGGGTACAATCGGAATTATGCGTCGTGGTTGTTGAGGCATGCGTTGACACAACAATATGAACCCTTGAATCCTGCTAAATTACGTAAAACTATTGTAAAACGTCAAAGAAAATTTCATTCTTTAGCAACACCTTTAAAAGGAGTGTATTATGAGTAGATTTTTTCATGAATCTTTCATCCCTATTTCATGTAGTTTTTATCGTGAGCAATAGGGATCCAGGTATTTTTTAAATTCAACAAGGGTTTCTTTAATGAATTCTGGTATATCAGGGTCTTCTAAAACTCTACGATACGGTGTTTTAGTCTGGTAGAATCTTTTATACTTTTTACCCACTTTTTGTTTAGAGGGCAATCCCATAGTAGGGATGAAGAAATTGTGCCTCAGTTCTATGTAATAGTATAATTGTTTGAGTATTTGAGGTTCTTTCTGTGAGTCGTATGGTATACCGCCTTCCCTGTATTTATCATGGTAGGGCTTTAAAAGCCTGTCTATTGTAGCATGTGAAACTTGTTTTATTAATGCTCTATCCTCTTTATTACCCTGTTGTGGACATTTAAAAGATAAATTATGTATTTCCTTGAATATCCAGTGATACTCTCTAATTCGTTAAGGATAATTGTCTTCTCCTTTTTAGAAGACCTCTTGTATAACTTTTGATTGGCTTCTATTATGGTTTTCTTCTGTCTTGAATTAAGATTTTGATGTGGTATAACAGCTTTCATGGGGAGCTCCTCCTTTTTGGTAGAATGATAATTTACTGTATCTTCTCTAAAGCCCCCCTTTTATCTGTCTTTTTTTGAGGAAACGATGTCCCATTCGGTACAATTATTTTTGAGGAATCGTGCTTTTGGTACTTAAAAGATACGCCCCCCTTTCCCATTTATTCTCTTTTTATGGAAAAGAAGGGCGAAATGCTGTTCGGTAATGGCTATATTTTATAAAGATGAAATGTAGAACGCAGGGAATGTATAACGGTGGTGGGTAAAAGGAGGAAGATCCTATTATGTCAGAAGAGTACGGGGCAAAATCTTTCATAGAGTATTTCGCACGACTTAGCGCAGTTTAATAATTCTCAAACTGGTAAAATCGGCAACATAAGCATAATCACCATCTACTATAGAGAACCATGCATTACCCGGGGTGTCGATACCAGTTATAATGTTAGGATTGGACGGAGAGGAAACATCTACCACGTAGTAACCGGCTGTACTGGCTCCAACATAAGCATAATCTCCTGAAGCATATATGCCTTTGGTATAATCGGGAAAAGAAACAGTTCCAACAACAGAGGGAGATGCAGGATTTGACACATCTACAATTTTAAGTCCTGAAGCTTCTGCAGCAACATAAAGGGTATTCTGGGAAACAAATACTCCACTGGCATTGGAGGAAACATTAACATTGCTTACAAAAACAGGGTTTTGGGGATTACTTATATCTATTATCTGTACTCCATATTCATTATTGGCTACGTATGCGTATGAACCAGAAACAAAAATGTCATAGGCGTAATAACCAGGTAATGTAATAAAGCTTTCTCCTAAGGGAGCTACCGGATTGGTGAAATTGATAATTCCCATAGTCCATTGCTGTCCAACCACATAAACCCTCCCACCGGAATAAAATAGTCTCTCAAATGACTTATAACCCGAAGTATCGGCAAATTGCCCTACTTCTCTGGGAGAGCTCGGATTCGATATATCCAGTGCTAAAACGCTTGTAGTTTTAGCATAGGTATAGGTAACTGCTATATAAGCATAGTTGCCCGAAATTTTAACATCATTAACCCATGGTTCTTTTGAACTGTTAGAAGGTATAAACTGTCCGACCGTGGTTGGACTTTGCGGATTACTCACATCAAGAATTATAAGCCCTTCGCTTCTTGCAGCAAGATAAAGATAATTTCCTGACTTTGCAAGCTTTATAAGTCTGCCGTAGCCGGGGATGTCAAAGTGCCCCACTTCTGTAAGATTGAAGGAGTCACTCTCAGTGCTATCAGAAACTGTGACTACAAGTGGATCACTCCATTTAGATTCTCCAAAGTCATTTTTTGCTTGCGCTTTTACATGAAAAGTACCCGGCGCATCCCAAGAATGTGAAATAAACACAGTGTCGGCTGGTCCAACTGGGCCTATATAATCGCTTAGATTCCCATCTCCAAAATCAAAACGAATACTTACGGAATCTGTCTCATCGGCGGCAGGTCTTGTGTAGAATGTTCCCGTTTCACCAACGGCGAGGTTACCAGGACCTTCGGGTTTTAGAGGAGCTTGCGGGCTAAATAACAGCCAGTCACAGGACAATAGTAGCAGAAGGAACATAATTCCAACGCCACCAAGCCATTTTAGGTAGCTTTTCATAACTTTCCTCCTTCTTAAGTTGCAATTATGCAGTATATTTTTAATGTTGTCAAACTTCGGGTTGTACCAAGTTCTATTATTTAAAACTTAGTTTGTATGATTCAAGATACAACCCGATAGAATTGTTGCACTCTCTGGTTCTCTGATGAGATGTCAAAATATGTTGGTCGCTCGCTTGGAGAACTATTTTTATAGCAGTAGGATAACTTTGAAAGCGATTGAGTAGATAGAAAAGAAGTTACGGACGGAGTAGATGGGTAAATTCTTTTGCATAGATGCTATTACTGTTTTCGGGTAACTCTATAATCAAAAAGCTGCCAAATTTTCCTATACAATCTTAGAGTGTTTTCTAAAAATACATCCACTTCGTCACAGTGTAGAAGGAGAGGTGTAGTTGTTCCTCTATGACTTACTTATTTAATAATAATGTATTTAATCCACAAATCGGTCGTGTAAGAAATAGAGTCTGGGGTTACCTTAAGACTATCTATGAAAAAGAAGGCGTCATAGTTTTCCAGAGTGGTTATGTAATATGCATGGCCAGCCATTGGTTTTTCAACAGTCCACATATCCATCTGCGTTGTGTCCGGTGTCATTCCTGAAGGGTCAAGGTCTATTACGTCTTCAAGATTTACCTGACCAAGGTCTATGATTTTCTTTGTGGAATCTCCCCATGCATTATGCAGAATTCCTGGTGCGGGCTCACCGTTATCCCCCACCCAGGGCTCTACAATCATATCGGCAAGCGAGTCACGTCGTGCAATACCCTCGCTGAAATCAAAGCCACCCTGCGATAAGTCTCCCTTAGTAGTTATGTAGGCGGTTTGGTAATTGCTTTCGGATGTGTCTTCTGGATTGCACCCGGAAAATAGGGTGAGTGTTACTACAATTATCCCAAGAGCCAATTTCCTCATATTATCCCCCCTTTAGTTGATATTATACAATTTGTTTCCAATGGTGTCAAACCGCCTATGCCTCATTTATAATTTGCACAAAACACTTCAAATTACGTTCCTATGTCCCTTTTTTCTAAGAGGGAAGAAGGTCATACTTAGGAAGAAGCTTTGCATATGAGCAGGAAGAGGATAACATTATTGGGTGCTAAAGAATGTAAAAAGCCAGATTTGCCTTAACTGATATAAAGACTTAGTGAATAAAAGCAATACCATTAAGGGCTTAAGGTAAGGAATTTGGAGTAATTTGAAATTTTCATTTTAATCATCACTTCTTTGATCATTCTGATGCTCTGAAGGGAGAGGCGTATATGCTATGTTGGGCAATGTTTCAGCTAAACAATCTTTCACTTTTTATTACCCCTTTTCACAAGGCGTTTACCTAAAAGGTTTAACTTGAACTTCCTAATAACATCAGGATATATAATCTTCCTCCTCGGACTCTCAAAATATAAAGCGTCAAAAGGACACTTGACAATGCATGCGCCGCATTGAACACACCTATCTGCCCCTGGCATTAAAGCAGTATGTTTATTTTTATCCATTTCATAACAGTTTCTGGGGCAAACCTGCTCGCAGATGCCTGCACCGTAAACGTAGGTTTCATTTGTTCTTGGCCACAATCCACCTGGAGCATAATTTACTACATCATGGCCAAATATTCCGTAGTTGTTGATGCAGATGCACAGTTCGGAGCCATCGACCAATAGATCTGGACACCGCTTATGTTGACTGCTGGGCGAGCATAGAGCATGCTCACTAAGACTATCGTTATTAATACCACTTTTTAACGGGACTCATTTTAAAACCTCCTTTATTTAGCCTCTTCTAAGTATAACCTTGTTATTGGATAGATTAAATTTGCTTCTAATATGTATCCCTTGAGCTGCTGTTTTTTAGAAGTAATAGGTGAAACGGCTGAGGTCCATTTAGTGCTTTTGCGCCGAACTCGTAACGAGAGAAGTGATAAGAAGTACTAAACTCATGGCATTATTCCAATTCTATATAACCTTTGATTGATATTAACTAATCTCAACTAAGAAGCTCAGGATTCTCTTTTCTCACGCTGAACTTATTTTAATTTTTTCTAAATTCTCTTTTAAAAATTCCTCTTTCCAGATCTTTTCTGTGAGGTTTCTCAACCTTTCGTCGTATTCAATCATCTTTTTCTCATACTCAGGGTCTTTGAAAGCGACTTCTGCGTTTTCGTCTTCTGGCTTTACTTCATTTCTGGCAATATTATGCTTGAAGTTCTTATAGTGATCCCTGATTGAACAAGGCATGAGCCAGTTCTGAGGAATGCTACCATGTTCGTAACCATATTCAAATTGCCATTCTCTTCCTCTTTTGAAAAACTCTGAGAAGAGGGCGTCCGAAATAGTACTTCCGCGCTTGTATATTTCAAATATATTGTCCACATAATAAGGGACAAAAACACAAGGCATGATATTTCCATTCCAGTCTATGTAGATATAGCCTCCTGGTCTTCCGTATGCTATACAACCATCCGACACGACCCCCGAGTTCCAGAAATCTGCGACAAAATACTCCTTTTCCCTGACGCATTTCTGCCATGTTCTGAACATTTCGACTCTCTGTTCGGGGGTAGGCATTAGATCGACGTTTATACCCCTTCCGATAGGCATATACTGGAAAATCCACATATAACTTGCGCCAATTTCATTGAAATAGTAGTCATAAAATTCCTCATTTGTTAAGAGATTAGCGTTGAACCTCGTTCCTGTGATTGAAACACCAAAGGGTACTCCGTGTTTTTTAAGGTTATCCATAGCCTTGAGGATTCTTTTCCACGCACCCTTACCGCGCCTTGCATCTGTTTCCTTCTCATATCCCTCTACTGAAATTGCAGGTGTTATATTGGCCAATTCTGCCATCTCTTTTGCTACCTCATCGGTAATAAGTGTACCGTTGGTATACATAAGGAAATACATATCAGAAAATTCTCTGCACAGATTCAATATCCCCTTTTTGTTTTCGTACATTAAGGGTTCACCACCTGAAATAGTAACAAATCTTGCACCCCATTCGTCATGTATTTCCTGAAGCAATCTTCGGGACACTTCGTATGGGATTTGTCTTGCTGTTTTATGGTCGGCAGCAGCATAGCAACCTGTGCACTGAAGATTGCAAAGCTGAGTAGGACTCAAAACTATGAAGGAAGGGGGGTAAATTCCATACTTTTTGTAAAACGTTTCCTGTGCCTCTTTGGCCTCACCTAATATAGCACCTTTAACGAGAGTGTAAATGACTTTTGAAACTACTTCCTTGCTTATGTAACCCTTGTCCACATTCCTCTCTACCGAGCGAATCATGCTCTTCAGTAGGTAATATTTGTGTTTTTGTACTTCTTCGGGTCTTTTTTTACCGTTTCCTTTAACGACGGTTGCATAGATGTAGGTAACTACACTTTTTCGGAATAATGGTCTTGTTATGCTGGGGTATTTTACAAGATTTGACAGACTTCTTAGCAAAATTTCTTCTTTCATTTCTCCCCCTCTCTTTAAATTTGTTTAAATTATATGTAAGTTTTTTTGAATTGTCAATATCGGGGGTGTATTTTGATAGTTTATAATGGAAGCTCTAGATTAAATACAATGATGAAGGAAGATTTAAAAAAGATATTATATCTTGGACTATTTGCCATAGGAATGGCATATGTTGAGGCAGCGGTGGTGGTGTATTTGAGGGAGCTTTATTACGCTGATAATATTCTATCTTTGTTCCCGTTAAGGAGCTTTACTATTGCGGACTTGCGGATTGAAATTTTTAGAGAAGTTGCAACCTTTGTCATGCTCATTTTTATTTCTCTTTTAGCTTTCACCGAAAATATAAAGAGATGGGCAGCTTTTTTCTTCACATGGGGAGTGTGGGATGTCTTTTATTACGTCTGGCTTAAAATTTTGATAGGGTGGCCGGTATACTGGACTGATTGGGATATTCTTTTCTTGATACCTGTACCATGGCTGGCACCATTTATTACCCCTGTTATTGTGGCATTCTTTTTTGTGATCGGGAGTCTTCTGATTTTCTTGAAAAATGTAGAAAAATTAAGAACAGGATATTTATTCCTTTCACTTCTCGGAGCGGTTCTCATATTTTTAAGTTTCATCTGGAA
Protein-coding regions in this window:
- a CDS encoding PKD domain-containing protein; translation: MKSYLKWLGGVGIMFLLLLLSCDWLLFSPQAPLKPEGPGNLAVGETGTFYTRPAADETDSVSIRFDFGDGNLSDYIGPVGPADTVFISHSWDAPGTFHVKAQAKNDFGESKWSDPLVVTVSDSTESDSFNLTEVGHFDIPGYGRLIKLAKSGNYLYLAARSEGLIILDVSNPQSPTTVGQFIPSNSSKEPWVNDVKISGNYAYIAVTYTYAKTTSVLALDISNPSSPREVGQFADTSGYKSFERLFYSGGRVYVVGQQWTMGIINFTNPVAPLGESFITLPGYYAYDIFVSGSYAYVANNEYGVQIIDISNPQNPVFVSNVNVSSNASGVFVSQNTLYVAAEASGLKIVDVSNPASPSVVGTVSFPDYTKGIYASGDYAYVGASTAGYYVVDVSSPSNPNIITGIDTPGNAWFSIVDGDYAYVADFTSLRIIKLR
- a CDS encoding 4Fe-4S binding protein, with the protein product MVDGSELCICINNYGIFGHDVVNYAPGGLWPRTNETYVYGAGICEQVCPRNCYEMDKNKHTALMPGADRCVQCGACIVKCPFDALYFESPRRKIIYPDVIRKFKLNLLGKRLVKRGNKK
- a CDS encoding radical SAM protein; this encodes MKEEILLRSLSNLVKYPSITRPLFRKSVVTYIYATVVKGNGKKRPEEVQKHKYYLLKSMIRSVERNVDKGYISKEVVSKVIYTLVKGAILGEAKEAQETFYKKYGIYPPSFIVLSPTQLCNLQCTGCYAAADHKTARQIPYEVSRRLLQEIHDEWGARFVTISGGEPLMYENKKGILNLCREFSDMYFLMYTNGTLITDEVAKEMAELANITPAISVEGYEKETDARRGKGAWKRILKAMDNLKKHGVPFGVSITGTRFNANLLTNEEFYDYYFNEIGASYMWIFQYMPIGRGINVDLMPTPEQRVEMFRTWQKCVREKEYFVADFWNSGVVSDGCIAYGRPGGYIYIDWNGNIMPCVFVPYYVDNIFEIYKRGSTISDALFSEFFKRGREWQFEYGYEHGSIPQNWLMPCSIRDHYKNFKHNIARNEVKPEDENAEVAFKDPEYEKKMIEYDERLRNLTEKIWKEEFLKENLEKIKISSA